A window from Primulina eburnea isolate SZY01 chromosome 2, ASM2296580v1, whole genome shotgun sequence encodes these proteins:
- the LOC140824438 gene encoding NDR1/HIN1-like protein 10, which yields MATSTTSTSLDPKQKKALGYPSMDRYHLSHSPYPQLHPEYPVPFQPQTSPSSSSFHKQGRCPNYAAQSSQSASFNGYYYQQPYLPMMPEDNKNVSFGRVMLILMLVLVAGMCMMSLVMWYLFGTYIPQFEVSSLNVSNFSATNTVLTGKWDASVVVSNANEKLEIHFDHIRSSIFYRQAMMGISILQPFLVQKKQNMGLNVSVPAEPVVSEDDFQRLVLPTLAQDQKNGLVVFSLRMAFNADFTSSDIVYRKEALRVYCDNLRVNFSSSGEGALTPGSGSECSMRIRNDGY from the exons ATGGCTACCTCGACAACTTCAACATCGTTAGACCCGAAACAGAAAAAGGCACTCGGATACCCTTCCATGGACAGATACCATCTCTCACATTCACCTTACCCACAATTGCACCCTGAATATCCCGTTCCATTCCAGCCTCAGACCTCCCCTTCATCATCGTCTTTTCACAAACAAGGGAGATGTCCCAATTACGCAGCACAAAGTTCGCAGTCAGCATCATTTAACGGGTATTATTATCAACAACCATATTTGCCTATGATGCCTGAGGACAATAAAAATGTTTCATTTGGCCGTGTTATGCTAATCTTGATGCTTGTACTCGTTGCTGGAATGTGCATGATGAGCCTAGTCATGTGGTACCTTTTCGGTACCTACATTCCCCAATTCGAGGTCTCGTCTCTCAATGTTTCAAACTTCAGTGCCACAAATACTGTCTTAACAGGGAAATGGGATGCCAGTGTCGTGGTTTCTAATGCTAACGAAAAACTTGAAATCCATTTCGATCACATCAGATCATCGATTTTCTACAGGCAGGCTATGATGGGGATTTCTATATTGCAGCCTTTTCTGGTGCAGAAGAAGCAAAATATGGGACTTAACGTGAGTGTACCTGCAGAACCGGTTGTGAGCGAAGACGACTTTCAAAGACTAGTGCTGCCAACTCTTGCTCAGGATCAGAAAAATGGGTTGGTAGTTTTTAGCTTGAGGATGGCTTTTAATGCAGATTTTACATCTTCTGATATAGTATACAGAAAGGAGGCTCTGAGGGTATACTGTGATAATTTGCGAGTTAACTTTTCGTCGTCCGGTGAAGGGGCATTGACTCCGGGATCAGGGAGTGAGTGTTCGATGCGTATACGTAACGACGGA TACTAG
- the LOC140823976 gene encoding uncharacterized protein, which yields MSGGGGRLSMVGIVLIIIFAVSLVMLLTQLFYVLWRRRVFHRHEGGGDRFSQHSSSGSSFSSKELLYFFCVRSHPNSVPAPDTADGLGSNPRPEIEVIDVDLLKIHGMFGPPRFLFTIKEEEGEHTESPAEISLRFSAEEVKKVDDSSRSRVTLQECFEEADEPPEVVAVEIDDHYWSDATPFSTPYDSPMYFTPSASPVYEVVNGRSTETAGSTEVKRRLFGDQ from the coding sequence ATGAGTGGCGGCGGCGGCAGACTGAGCATGGTGGGAATTGTGCTGATTATAATCTTCGCTGTCTCACTTGTGATGCTACTCACCCAGCTATTTTATGTCTTATGGCGGCGCCGCGTCTTCCACCGTCACGAGGGCGGAGGAGATCGCTTCTCACAGCATTCGTCGTCGGGATCATCCTTCTCCTCCAAAGAGCTTCTCTACTTCTTCTGTGTAAGGTCGCACCCCAACTCTGTACCTGCTCCAGATACAGCCGATGGCCTCGGTTCGAATCCGCGGCCGGAGATTGAGGTAATCGACGTTGACCTCTTGAAAATTCATGGCATGTTTGGACCGCCGAGATTTCTGTTCACCATCAAAGAAGAGGAGGGGGAACATACGGAATCACCTGCCGAGATTTCTCTTCGTTTCTCTGCGGAGGAGGTTAAGAAGGTCGATGATAGCAGTAGGAGCAGGGTGACCTTGCAGGAGTGTTTCGAGGAGGCGGATGAGCCTCCGGAGGTCGTGGCGGTGGAGATCGACGATCACTACTGGAGTGATGCTACGCCGTTTTCGACCCCCTATGATTCACCTATGTATTTCACTCCCTCCGCCTCACCAGTTTACGAGGTAGTCAACGGGCGGTCAACGGAGACCGCGGGGTCTACGGAAGTAAAACGGCGTCTCTTTGGAGATCAGTAG